In Tursiops truncatus isolate mTurTru1 chromosome X, mTurTru1.mat.Y, whole genome shotgun sequence, the following proteins share a genomic window:
- the TENT5D gene encoding terminal nucleotidyltransferase 5D — MSEIRFSNLTWDQVITLHQVLDEVIPIHGRGNFPTLEVKPKDIIHVVKDQLIEQGIIVKDTRLNGSTASYILASYNGMSYKDLDVILGIELPSDQEFQLVKDVVLGCLLDFLPKGVKKEKITLKTMKEAYVQKMVKVCNKHDRWSLISLSNNTGKNVELKFVNSLRRQFEFSVDSFQIILDPMLDFYSDKSGTLTKELYPVVVAESMYGNFQEAMTHLQHKLISTRKPEEIRGGGLLKYSNLLVHNFKPVCEAEIKTLERYMCSRFFIDFPDIEEQRKKIESYLYNHFIGEEKRKYDYLMTLHGVVNESTVLPMGPKRRQTLNMITLMALKVLGEQNILPNTGKVTCFYLPAPYLDAWGGSPTYYVTSVLPPTLFQPYHPLHFHVTNGMAFKKTQ; from the coding sequence ATGTCTGAAATCAGATTCAGCAATCTCACTTGGGATCAAGTTATAACACTGCATCAAGTGTTAGATGAAGTAATTCCAATTCATGGAAGGGGGAATTTCCCCACATTGGAGGTGAAACCGAAAGATATCATTCATGTTGTGAAAGATCAACTGATAGAGCAAGGAATTATTGTTAAAGATACCCGATTGAATGGTTCCACAGCAAGTTACATACTTGCAAGCTACAATGGCATGAGCTATAAGGATCTGGATGTTATTTTAGGTATTGAACTACCAAGCGATCAGGAATTTCAGCTTGTTAAGGATGTAGTTCTAGGTTGCCTACTCGACTTTTTACCAAAAggtgttaaaaaggaaaagatcacCCTAAAGACTATGAAAGAGGCTTACGTGCAGAAAATGGTCAAAGTTTGCAATAAGCATGATCGTTGGAGTCTTATCTCTCTTTCTAATAACACTGGGAAGAATGTAGAGCTAAAATTTGTGAATTCACTCAGACGACAATTTGAATTTAGTGTAGATTCCTTTCAAATTATCTTGGATCCCATGTTAGATTTCTACAGTGACAAAAGTGGTACGCTAACCAAAGAATTATATCCTGTTGTGGTAGCTGAAAGCATGTATGGAAACTTCCAAGAAGCAATGACACACTTGCAGCACAAGCTTATATCTACCAGAAAACCTGAAGAAATTAGAGGTGGTGGCCTTCTGAAATACAGTAACTTGCTGGTTCATAACTTTAAGCCAGTTTGTGAAGCAGAAATCAAGACCCTAGAACGTTATATGTGTTCTAGATTCTTCATTGATTTTCCTGATATAGAAGAACAGCGAAAGAAGATTGAATCATACCTCTACAACCATTTCAtaggtgaagaaaagagaaagtatgaCTACCTCATGACCTTGCATGGAGTTGTGAATGAAAGCACTGTTCTCCCCATGGGTCCTAAAAGAAGACAGACCCTCAATATGATCACCCTTATGGCTTTAAAAGTACTTGGAGAACAGAATATCCTACCTAATACAGGCAAGGTAACTTGCTTTTATCTGCCTGCTCCATACCTTGATGCTTGGGGAGGGTCCCCTACGTATTATGTAACATCTGTACTACCACCTACATTGTTTCAGCCATACCACCCACTACACTTTCATGTGACAAATggtatggcttttaaaaaaacacagtag